The Babylonia areolata isolate BAREFJ2019XMU chromosome 22, ASM4173473v1, whole genome shotgun sequence genome contains a region encoding:
- the LOC143297175 gene encoding uncharacterized protein LOC143297175, producing MALIPGSYARAAGLQSEINKVTITRVAGSEVQFRRTIDTYQRDLRYHVTQIGREQKQLKRSMRRYSRKLHDSRKQQKQRKAKVKEDAERLRQQAESFKQAEEAVKLASHVTSKPLPENRAEGNVQSTAGELAAGQNSDPSTQPQDAPSVLQADPNDVAEVVGENTASVVETAEQGGARGREDGGNPQSYKAFLTKGSLPYLRAKPTHKAKSHGHDVCHQRGEASSGLGDNSTLIKSCDVELFLPIIDEEGEGSGNHSADKPTQVDLDDSPSVTLSKAPVAPSAGVPVQTVSITSLNTKAFSKNEIRGTPKEADESELSDDPASLPALSRALEDKGKRVGKAGVSFGDLIKLQHMPSSSSKRLFKLVDRLASKHGIKDLPDVPSVPGPPSVDPRSSGKLKLKRHNPGSKVPDGIVRHAAVLYSMKYGYRVDDATFLGDALPPILLSQDTADEFPEHSDVMKTDNIITKLTVMSQGSTHANEVHNNYEDTVSDMTSAKFSSLSVRRESLEVTSPVSALSEGKWSAMDDTTSAEPAHSPEAHASRPGPRRSGQVPTMSELSHQASRVRDRTTLAGEAKPSAPSLGPGDSTQYQSAGKVTPSPRRSRSRSRRDSVSSQLQKRLTSSQRGEGAQPNMAWQSAFGRLKLLHTLEDLSQHFRKNHN from the coding sequence ATGGCGCTGATTCCCGGTTCCTACGCACGTGCAGCGGGCCTGCAGAGCGAGATCAACAAGGTGACCATCACCCGCGTGGCGGGCAGCGAGGTTCAGTTCCGCAGGACCATCGACACCTACCAGCGGGACCTCCGCTACCACGTCACCCAGATCGGGAGAGAGCAGAAGCAGCTGAAGAGGTCCATGAGAAGGTACTCTCGGAAACTGCACGACAGCAGAAAACAGCAGAAGCAGCGCAAAGCCAAGGTGAAGGAGGACGCGGAGAGGCTGAGGCAGCAAGCCGAGTCGttcaaacaagcagaagaagccGTGAAGCTGGCCTCACATGTGACGTCTAAACCACTTCCGGAGAATCGAGCTGAGGGTAATGTGCAGAGCACTGCCGGTGAACTGGCCGCCGGTCAGAACTCCGACCCATCCACTCAGCCGCAGGATGCACCCTCAGTCCTGCAAGCAGATCCCAACGACGTTGCTGAGGTTGTCGGAGAAAACACTGCTTCGGTCGTCGAAACTGCTGAGCAAGGAGGTGCCAGAGGTCGTGAAGACGGTGGGAACCCACAGTCTTACAAAGCGTTCCTCACTAAAGGCAGTTTGCCGTATCTCCGAGCGAAACCAACCCACAAAGCAAAATCCCATGGACACGATGTCTGTCACCAGCGCGGAGAAGCGTCGTCTGGTCTCGGAGACAACAGCACGTTGATTAAATCATGCGACGTGGAGCTGTTTCTGCCCATCATCGACGAAGAGGGTGAAGGAAGCGGCAACCACAGTGCAGACAAACCCACACAGGTGGACCTTGACGACAGCCCTTCTGTTACACTCAGCAAAGCCCCTGTCGCACCTTCCGCTGGTGTGCCTGTGCAGACTGTATCCATTACTTCCCTGAACACGAAAGCTTTCTCTAAGAACGAGATTCGTGGCACTCCTAAAGAAGCGGACGAGTCAGAACTCTCAGACGACCCTGCCAGCCTGCCAGCTTTGAGCAGGGCATTGGAAGACAAAGGGAAGCGAGTGGGGAAGGCGGGCGTTTCCTTCGGGGATCTGATCAAACTGCAGCACATGCCCTCCTCCAGTTCCAAACGGCTCTTCAAACTGGTGGACCGCCTGGCCTCCAAACACGGCATCAAAGACCTGCCGGATGTGCCTTCTGTCCCCGGCCCCCCTTCTGTTGACCCACGCTCTAGCGGGAAGTTGAAGCTGAAGCGTCATAACCCCGGGTCTAAGGTGCCAGATGGCATTGTCCGACATGCAGCCGTTCTCTATTCTATGAAGTACGGCTACCGTGTGGATGATGCGACCTTTCTTGGTGACGCCTTGCCGCCCATTCTTCTTTCACAGGACACTGCAGATGAATTTCCTGAACACAGTGATGTTATGAAGACAGACAATATCATTACAAAGCTAACGGTGATGTCCCAGGGATCCACCCATGCTAACGAAGTCCACAATAATTATGAAGACACTGTGTCGGACATGACCTCAGCCAAGTTCTCCTCCTTGTCCGTCAGACGCGAATCCTTGGAAGTGACGTCACCGGTGTCTGCACTGAGCGAAGGCAAGTGGTCAGCAATGGACGACACCACGTCAGCTGAGCCCGCCCATTCCCCAGAGGCACACGCCAGTCGTCCAGGACCGCGCCGAAGCGGGCAGGTGCCCACCATGTCCGAACTGTCCCACCAGGCCAGCCGGGTCCGAGACAGAACAACCCTCGCAGGTGAAGCCAAGCCTTCAGCTCCCAGCCTGGGTCCCGGTGACAGCACACAGTATCAGTCAGCGGGGAAGGTTACCCCCTCACCGCGGCGCTCTCGCTCACGTTCACGGCGAGACTCGGTGAGCAGTCAGCTGCAGAAACGCCTGACGTCCAGCCAGCGCGGGGAGGGGGCTCAGCCCAACATGGCCTGGCAGTCGGCCTTCGGGAGACTGAAGCTGCTGCACACGTTGGAGGACCTTTCCCAGCACTTCAGGAAAAACCACAACTGA
- the LOC143296895 gene encoding toll-like receptor 2 type-2 has product MMGGILLAAWAALCVSLGSSLCDNAACSPNKHAAVVSCSHAGLTSLPVHWPEGVIHVDVSYNQISSLWGMSSREVQQVRHLNLSHNLLQTVEPSVLSELSHLESLDLSYNQLTLIHPHAFLGLTFLRSLKLDHNQLQRNVSADTFQGLSGLQRLDVSNNQLSELLNGTFSSVHELTWLSMEGNHLEKLGVESLTGLGRLLFLDLSNNQLEMTSSVLPPGVFAPLSAVQELRLHLNDMRDLGEYPDRVFNDLPSLHTLVIDTFLDPYFGQDFAALDQLQTLDLSFNCKINHLTNQSFFGFRFSSLRNIKMVSCKKLLTVELCAFCNLPKLKTLQFTWARYMNPNVGLRALYGLQGQTMDVIDLSNNGIWMPDTFLVDKHSTQFLVNICVSLFKMDNTNLRRVETGSFAVKNSRFTECLEHFIISNNFLHGDTFEILRFGIFSHRLQTLQIQDQGIFSVKKSECILSDNCTHHYVSHVPKGFEFSFTITFPQSLVLCDMSAVFGFISPLPSNFTFHAESLRYLDLSYNGMAKCMSTLYGLERLETLKLNYNYCYEVSDTLLDKLVGLKHLGLSNFGAPEEFYMTRGRRFFQNVRRLEELDLSRNQLLHLPADMLQGQGRLTQLWLSGNRFQSVPVSLSHHDNLSSLDLSHNMLPALTVAERAAMDHLASHHPFRLRLRGNPLACTCASLDMVQWLGVTRVSLDGEGAEGNYSCTLETGEMSDTQRVLAAMLPHWRKCVGVQVLAVALGLFMTQLLLLVLTYVVYCHYPRLCYVWKVLRRHQLPNRLRDFTKDAYLVYADTTRDVMWANLTLRVLLRQHGPLRLLLPERELLPTMDRAENICCYIDTSWRTVLVVTEDFSTDHWASGYAVRQALRSITALTPWRVIVLLLQDPRVLPPMPDLQRLLPHVPPHHVIRAHPLAPHHHPAWKALADAIVGE; this is encoded by the exons ATGATGGGGGGAATCCTGCTGGCAGCGtgggcagctctgtgtgtgtccttggggagCAGTCTCTGTGACAATGCAGCCTGTTCACCAAACAAGCACGCAGCTGTAGTCAGTTGCAGCCATGCTGGACTGACGTCACTTCCTGTGCATTGGCCTGAGGGGGTGATTCATGTGGATGTCAGTTACAACCAGATATCATCCCTGTGGGGGATGTCTTCCCGGGAGGTGCAGCAAGTGCGCCATCTGAACCTCAGTCACAACCTTCTGCAGACAGTGGAGCCATCCGTGCTGAGCGAGCTGAGCCATCTGGAGAGTCTAGACCTGAGCTACAACCAGCTGACCCTCATCCATCCCCACGCCTTTCTAGGCTTGACATTTCTCAGGTCTCTGAAACTGGACCACAACCAGCTGCAGAGGAACGTTTCTGCAGACACTTTTCAGGGTCTGTCAGGTCTCCAGCGATTGGACGTGAGCAACAACCAGCTGAGCGAGCTGCTCAATGGCACATTCTCCTCTGTGCATGAACTGACCTGGCTCAGTATGGAAGGCAATCATCTGGAGAAGCTGGGTGTTGAATCACTGACAGGGCTGGGACGTTTGCTTTTTCTGGACTTGTCCAACAACCAGCTGGAAATGACGTCCTCCGTCCTTCCTCCTGGCGTCTTCGCTCCCTTGTCAGCTGTACAGGAACTAAGACTGCATCTCAATGACATGAGAGACCTGGGAGAGTATCCAGACCGTGTGTTCAACGACTTACCATCGCTTCACACTCTGGTCATAGACACGTTCCTGGACCCTTACTTTGGTCAGGACTTTGCTGCTTTGGACCAGCTACAGACTCTGGACCTTTCTTTCAACTGTAAAATAAATCATCTGACTAACCAGTCTTTCTTCGGGTTTCGTTTTTCTTCACTGCGTAACATTAAAATGGTTAGTTGTAAGAAACTACTGACAGTAGAGCTATGTGCATTTTGCAATCTTCCAAAATTGAAGACACTTCAATTTACGTGGGCCAGGTATATGAACCCGAACGTCGGCCTTCGTGCCCTGTACGGTCTTCAAGGTCAGACCATGGACGTCATTGATTTGTCGAACAATGGGATCTGGATGCCTGACACTTTCCTTGTTGACAAACACTCCACTCAGTTTCTAGTCAatatatgtgtgtcactgttcaaGATGGACAATACAAATTTACGAAGGGTTGAAACAGGCAGTTTTGCTGTGAAGAATTCACGTTTTACAGAATGTCTCGAGCACTTCATCATTTCAAACAACTTTCTTCATGGCGATACGTTTGAAATACTGCGTTTTGGTATATTCAGCCATCGTTTGCAAACCCTTCAAATTCAAGATCAAGGTATATTTTCAGTTAAAAAGTCTGAATGTATTCTGAGTGATAATTGTACACATCATTATGTAAGCCATGTCCCCAAGGGATTCGAATTTTCATTCACAATCACCTTCCCACAAAGCTTGGTACTTTGTGACATGTCAGCGGTCTTTGGGTTTATTTCGCCTCTTCCTTCCAATTTTACTTTCCATGCCGAAAGCTTGAGGTACCTAGATCTATCCTACAACGGGATGGCCAAGTGCATGAGCACTCTTTATGGACTAGAGCGCTTGGAAACGCTCAAGTTAAACTATAACTACTGCTATGAGGTCAGTGACACTCTGCTTGACAAGCTCGTTGGCCTGAAGCATCTGGGCTTGTCCAATTTCGGCGCCCCAGAGGAGTTTTACATGACCAGAGGAAGAAGGTTCTTCCAAAATGTGCGCCGTTTGGAAGAGTTGGACCTCTCACGCAACCAGCTTCTGCACTTGCCAGCAGACATGCTGCAGGGCCAGGGACGCCTGACGCAGCTCTGGCTCTCCGGCAATCGATTCCAGTCAGTGCCTGTCTCCCTGAGTCACCATGACAACCTGAGCTCCCTGGACCTGTCCCACAACATGCTGCCGGCCTTGACAGTGGCTGAGAGAGCCGCCATGGATCACCTGGCCAGTCATCATCCCTTCAG GCTGCGGCTGCGCGGCAATCCCTTGGCCTGCACGTGCGCCAGCCTGGACATGGTCCAGTGGCTGGGCGTCACGCGTGTGTCTCTGGACGGCGAGGGGGCTGAAGGAAACTACTCCTGCACGCTGGAGACAGGGGAGATGTCCGACACCCAGCGAGTGCTGGCGGCCATGTTGCCCCACTGGAGGAAGTGTGTGGGCGTCCAGGTTTTGGCTGTGGCCCTGGGTCTCTTCATGACACAG CTTCTGCTGCTGGTGTTGACCTATGTGGTCTACTGCCACTACCCAAGGCTGTGCTACGTGTGGAAGGTGCTGCGACGTCACCAGCTTCCAAACCGACTGCGGGATTTCACCAAGGACGCCTACCTGGTGTACGCCGACACAACCCGTGACGTCATGTGGGCCAATCTGACGTTGAGGGTCTTGCTACGTCAGCACGGACCTCTGAGGCTGCTGCTGCCTGAGCGGGAGCTGCTGCCCACCATGGACAGGGCGGAGAACATCTGTTGCTACATCGACACGAGCTGGAGG ACGGTGCTGGTGGTGACGGAGGACTTCTCCACGGACCACTGGGCCAGTGGCTACGCCGTGCGCCAGGCCCTGCGCAGCATCACGGCCCTCACCCCGTGGCGCGTGAtcgtgctgctgctgcaagacCCGCGCGTGCTGCCGCCCATGCCGGACCTGCAGCGTCTGCTGCCGCACGTGCCACCCCACCATGTGATCCGTGCGCACCCCCtcgctccccaccaccaccccgcctggAAAGCGCTGGCCGACGCCATCGTTGGGGAATAG